TGGCTGCCGCGCTTCTCGCAGGAAACGCCGCCTCCATTGACCATGCTCTGGCTGTTTCGCTGGCTCCTGTTTCGGCTGATGTTCATGTCCGGATCGGTAAAGCTCCTGAGCGGCGACGCAATGTGGCGCAACCTCACCGCGCTGACCGTTCACTACGAGACGCAGCCGTTGCCGACCTGGATCGGGTGGTACGCGCATCAACTGCCCGCCTGGTTTCAGAAAATGTCCTGCGGCATCATGTTCGTCATCGAACTGGGTGTCCCGTTCCTGATTTTCCTTGGACGCCGTGCCCGCCAGGCCGCCTGTGCCGCCTTTATCCTGCTGATGCTGCTGATATCCATTACCGGCAATTACTGTTTCTTCAATCTCCTTACCATCGCACTTTGTCTGCTATTGCTGGACGACTCTGCGCTGCGAAGATTCGTCCCGGCGCAGTGGAAAGATTTCGCGAGTCCGAATCCGGCGGCCCGCTCCGGGAGATTCGTA
This Candidatus Angelobacter sp. DNA region includes the following protein-coding sequences:
- a CDS encoding lipase maturation factor family protein, translated to MEKASSAFARTCSRIQSERGQCFLTRWLFLRLLGIIYLVAFVSLWTQIDGLIGRNGILPARDYLTTIGGQLGPERFWWLPTFCWISPGDGFLHLQCAAGVLLSLLLIAGVAPVPDLILLWAIYLSLSTVCREFLGFQWDILLLETGFLAIFFAPRQWLPRFSQETPPPLTMLWLFRWLLFRLMFMSGSVKLLSGDAMWRNLTALTVHYETQPLPTWIGWYAHQLPAWFQKMSCGIMFVIELGVPFLIFLGRRARQAACAAFILLMLLISITGNYCFFNLLTIALCLLLLDDSALRRFVPAQWKDFASPNPAARSGRFV